The Lineus longissimus chromosome 2, tnLinLong1.2, whole genome shotgun sequence genome window below encodes:
- the LOC135483181 gene encoding LOW QUALITY PROTEIN: G kinase-anchoring protein 1-like (The sequence of the model RefSeq protein was modified relative to this genomic sequence to represent the inferred CDS: substituted 1 base at 1 genomic stop codon), translating to MAAKALPVHAKPSRFALLKIEDDEDDDNATSCQPNEKEYGKGNQQAGASKKKKKKRKGEGSQSENAELRNLAFGGNKPKSAKSNQQQNQHGPPTAEQWELWKKTDSEFTSETYEKDLQEALLQSKLEFEKEKLESSKTGNDVDSGPHSRGDRKKKKQKDKPATMSLEEFKLHEESKSEEVGKSRSQGFEEPKTRIAAEDGDTKFFNTVDSDASKIILKEKIQAEYTKQYIAENARAVHYEKEISKKDXELVMLRATMKNMDEELKEVKKRNKQLCHILAQGEMRDKAEVLMTVEQLTQVKDELTEQVIDLMAELERERSKVHALKHELEKYEKLHDKHEKPESSASKGKQHGSGKHR from the exons atggcagccaaagCATTGCCGGTGCATGCAAAACCTTCTCGATTTGCTTTGCTAAAAATcgaagatgatgaggatgatgacaaTGCTACAAGCTGCCAGCCTAATGAGAAAGAATATGGCAAAGGAAACCAGCAAGCTGGGGCttcaaaaaagaagaaaaagaagcgaAAGGGCGAGGGAAGCCAGTCGGAAAATGCAGAG CTTCGAAATCTTGCATTTGGTGGCAACAAACCCAAATCAGCAAAAAGCAACCAACAACAAAACCAACATGGGCCGCCAACTGCTGAACAGTGGGAACTATGGAAGAAGACGGATAGTGAG TTCACCAGCGAGACGTATGAAAAAGATCTGCAGGAAGCCCTACTTCAGAGCAAActggagtttgaaaaggaaaaattgGAGAGTTCCAAAACAGGAAACGATGTAGACAGTGGACCCCACTCTCGTGGAGACAGGAAAAAAAAGAAGCAAAAAGATAAGCCAGCGACAATGAGTCTTGAGGAATTTAAACTTCATGAAGAATCGAAATCAGAAGAAGTGGGAAAATCAAGGTCTCAAG gttttgAAGAACCAAAAACACGAATTGCTGCTGAGGATGGTGATACAAAATTCTTTAACACCGTTGACTCTGATGCTTCAAAAATAatcttaaaagaaaaaatacaGGCTGAGTATACGAAG CAATACATAGCTGAAAATGCAAGGGCAGTGCACTACGAAAAAGAGATCAGCAAAAAGGATTAGGAGCTAGTGATGCTGAGAGCGACAATGAAAAATATGGATGAAGAATTGAAAGAGGTGAAGAAGAGGAATAAGCAATTATGCCATATCCTAGCACAGGGAGAAA TGAGAGACAAAGCAGAAGTTTTGATGACTGTTGAACAGCTGACTCAAGTCAAAGATGAACTCACAGAACAG GTTATAGATTTAATGGCTGAACTTGAGAGGGAGAGATCCAAAGTCCATGCATTAAAGCACGAGTTGGAGAAATATGAGAAGCTCCATGATAAACATGAAAAACCAGAAAGTAGTGCAAGTAAAGGCAAGCAACAT GGATCTGGGAAACACAGGTGA